The nucleotide sequence gctaacactactAGTGAGTGGGAGTAGGTAGAGCAGACTacgctagctaacactacctagtGAGTGGAGTAGGTAGAgcagactagcgctagctaacactactAGTGAGTGGAGTAGGTAGagcgactagcgctagctaaacTACTAGTGAGTGGAGTAGGTAGAGCAGACtgcgctagctaacactacctagtGAGTGAGTAGGTACAGCAGAtagcgctagctaacactacctagtGAGTGGAGAAGGTAGCAgaactagcgctagctaacactacctagtGATGGTGTAGGTAGAgcagactagcgctagctaacactacctagtGAGTGGTGTAGGTACAGAGACTCGCGTAGCTAACATACCTAGTGAATGGAGTAGGTAAAgcagactagcgctagctaacactacctagtGAGTGGTGTAGGTACAgcagactagcgctagctaacactacctagtGAATGGAGTAGGTAGAgcagactagcgctagctaacactacctagtGAGTGGTGTAGGTACAgcagactagcgctagctaacactacctagtGGAGTGGTACGTACAgcagactagcgctagctaacactacctagtGAGTGAGGAGGTACAGCAGACTAGCGTAGCTAACACTACTCTAGTGAGTGGAAGTAGGTACAGCAGGTTAGCGCTAGCTACACTACCTAGTGAATGGAGTAGGTCACGAGACTAGCGTAGCTAACACTACCTAGTGGATGGAGTAGGTAGAgcagactagcgctagctaaacTACCTAGTGAGTGGAGTAGGTACAGCAGACTAGACTAGCTAACACTAACCTAGTGAGTGGAGTAGGTAGAGCaggactagcgctagctaacactacctagtGAGTGGAGAAGGTAGAgcagactagcgctagctaacactacctagtGGATGGAGTAGGTAGAgcagactagcgctagctaacactacctagtGAGTGGAGTAGGTACAGCAGACTAGCactagctaacactacctagtGAGTGGAGTAGGTAGAgcagactagcgctagctaacactactAGTGAGTGGAGAAGGTAGAGCAGACTAGGCTAGCTAACACTACTAGTGGATGGAGTAGGTGAGAgcagactagcgctagctaacactacctagtGAGTGGAGTAGGTAGAgcagactagcgctagctaacactacgtaGTGAGTGGAGTAGGTACAgcagactagcgctagctaacactacctagtTTGGGAAAATGGAGGTAGGTACAGCAGACTAGCGCTAGCTACATACCTAGTGAGTGGAGTAGGTACAGCAGACTAGCGCTAGCTACATCTGACCTAGTGAATGGAGTAGGTACAGCAGACTAGCGCTAGAGTAACACTACTTAGTGAGGTGTAGTGGTAGACgcagactagcgctagctaacactacctagtGAATGGAGTAGGTACAgcagactagcgctagctaacactacctagtGAATGGAGTAGGTGTACTATAGtaacatacagtgtgtgtgtgtggtgtactatAGTAACATACagtgggagggtgtgtgtgtagtgtgtgagtagtgtgtgtgtagtgtactatagtaacatacagtgtgtgtagtgtgtgagtagtgtgtagtgtgtgtagtgtgtgagtagtgtgtagtgtgtgtgtagtgtgtgtgtagtgtgtgtgtagtgtactatagtaacatacagtgtgtgtagtgtgtgagtagtgtgtgagtagtgtgtgtagtgtgtgagtagTACCTTCTAGCGGCTGGTTGATCTTCTCTCTGCGTCGGTTCTCCTCCTGTTCTCTTCTTAGAACCTCCACGGATACCAGTCCTGCTGCGCCTCCTGACAGCATGCTccgagactacacacacacacacacacacacacacacacacacgcacacgcacacacgcacgttaGAATAGGCAAAGCTTCCACAAAACTTCTCTTACCTAGCTACAGGGGCGTGTTCAGCAGAACGCATTGTTTCGggacgttcagatagaaatatgcctCTCGGACATGTAGAATAAGGCATTCATGTCGgctctattcatgacatttctatctgcaacattccaCAACATATGTCAACTGAACGTGGCCCAAAACTTGAATTTCTGTGCCTCGTCCCTTCAGCTCCACATGCTCACCTGTGATTGGTCAGGCCTGCGAGGGGGGGAGAGGTCAGAGTCTGAGCCCCTCCCACCACGGGGTCGCCTCCTGGGGGGCGATTGGTCAGAATCACAGTTCTGCCCTCCCTTTCGCCTTCTCCTGGGCGGTGATTGGTCAGAATCAGAGGCCCCTCCCATCTGTGTCCTTTTCCTTGGAGGTGATTGGTCTGAGTCTGAGCCGGGCCCGTGCTGAGCCCGCCTCCTGGACGGAGATGAATCTGAAGAAAAACATATATAAAATGACTTCAGAACTTAACCAGGAACGTGGTGAACTACAGCCCTGTAGAGTAGGGGAGTATGGTGAACTACAACCTTGTAGAGTAGGGGAGTATGGTGAACTACAACCCTGTAGAGTAGGGGAGTATGGTGAACTACAACCAACCCTGTAGAGTAGGGGAGTATGGTGAACTACAACCAACCCTGTAGAGTAGGGGAGTTATGGTGAACTACAGCCCTGTAGAGTAGGGGAGTAGTGGTGAATCTAACACCTTGTAGAGTAGGGGAGTATGGTGAGCTACGCCCTGTAAGGAGTTGGTGACACAACCACTGTGGGACGTAGGGATAGGTGAACTAACACCAACGCTGTCAGAGTAGGGAGTACTGTGAACTACACGCACCCTGTAGAGTAGGGGAGAAAGTAGGTGAACTACAGCCCTTAGAGTAGGGAGTATGGTGAACTAACAACCCTGTAGAGTAGGGGAGTAGGTGGAAACTACAAGCCCTGTAAGTAGGGGCGTATGGTGAAACTACACCACCGGTAGAGTAAGGGAGTATGGTGAACTACAACCTGTAGAGTAGGGGGATAATGGAACTAAGCTACTAGGAAATTGAACTAACCGTAATAGGAGTATGTGCACAACCCTGTAGAATTAGGGGAGTTTGATACGCCACCGTGAAAGGGGGTTACTACAGCCCTGTAGAGTGGAGAAGTATGGTTTGGAACTCACAGCAACCCGTGTAGATAGGGGAGTATGGGAACTACAATCGCTGTAGAGTGGGGAGTATGTGAATACACCACTCCGTAGAGTAGGGGAGTATGAGTGAACTAACACCCTGTAGATGTAGGGGAGTATGGTGAACCTACACCGTGTAGAGTAGGGGAGTATGGTGAACTACAACCCTGTAGAGTAGGGGAGTATGGTGAACTACAACCTGTAGAGTAGGGGAGTATGGTGAACTACAATCCTAACCCTGTAAGAGTAGGGGAGTATGGCTGAACAACAACGCCTGTAGAGTAGGGGAGTATGGTGAACTACAGCCCTGTAGAGTAGGGGAGTATGGTGACTACAGCCCTGTAGAGTAGGGGAGTATGGTGAACTACAACCAGCCCTGTAAGAAGTAGGGGAGTATGGTGAACTACAACCACCTGTAGAGTAGGGGAGTATGGTGAACTACAGCCACCCTGTAGAGTAGGGGAGTATGGTGAACTACGCAACCCTGTAGAGTAGGGAGTATGGTGAACTACAGCTCAACGCCTGTAGAGTAGGGGAGTATGGTGACTACAGCCTGTAGAGTAGGGGAGTATGGTGAACTACAGCCCTGTAGAGTAGGGGAGTACTGGTGATACAACCTGTTAGAGTAGGGGAGTATGGTGAACTACAACCAACCTGTAGAGTAGGGGAGTATGGTGAACTACAGCCAACCTGTAGAGTAGGGGAGTATGGTGAACTACAGCCAACCCTGTTAGAGTAGGGGAGTATGGTGAACTACAGCCTGTAGAGTAGGGGGAGTATGGTGAACTACACCCTGTAGAGTAGGGGAGTATGGTGAACTACAACCCTGTAGAGTAGGGGAGTATGGTGAACTACAACCCTGTAGAGTAGGGGAGTATGGTGAACTACAGCCTGTAGAGTAGGGGAGTATGGTGAACTACAACCCTGTAGAGTAGGGGAGTATGGTGAACTACAACCCTGTAGAGTAGGGGAGTATGGTGAACTACAGCCCTGTAGAGTAGGGAGTATGGTGAACTAAACAACCCTGTAGAGTAGGGGAGTATGGTGAACTACAACCAACCTGTAGAGTAGGGGAGTATGGTGAACTACAACCCTGTAGAGTAGGGGAGTATGGTGAACTACAACCGTGTAGGGGAGTATGGTGAACTACAACCCTGTACGGGAGTATGGTGCTACAGCCCTGTAGAGTAGGGGGAGTATGGTGAACTATACAGCCAACCTGTAGAGGTAGGGGAGTATGGTGAAGTACAACCGCTGTAGGGGAGTATGGTGAAACTACAGCAACCCTGTAGAGTAGGGGAGTATGGTGAACTACAACCCTGTAGGGGAGTATGGTGAACTACAACACTGTGGGGAGTATGGTGACTACAACCCTGTAGATAGGGGAGTAATGGTGAACTACAGCCTTAGAGTTAGGGGGAGTAATGGTGAACTACAGCCTGTAGAAGGTAGGGGAGTTATGGTGAACTACACCCTGTAGAGTAGGGGAGTATGGTGAACTACAGCCCGTAGAGTAGGGGAGTATGGTGAATACAACAACCACCCTGTAGAGTAGGGGAGTATGGTGAACTACAGCCCTGTAGAGTAGGGGAGTAATGGTGAAGCTACAACCCTGTAGAGTAGGGAGTATGGTGAACTACAGCACACCCTGTAATTTAGGGGAGTATGGTGAACTACAGGCCAGTAGTAGTAGGAGAGTATGGGTGAACTTACAGCCAACCCTGTAGAGTAGGGGAGTATGGTGAACTACAACCCCTGTAGAGTAGGGGAGTATGGTGAACTACAGCCCTGTAGAGTAGGGGAGTATGGTGAACTACAACCAACCCTGTAGAGTAGGGGAGTATTAATTAGGAACCAACAGAACCAAACagaatgaaacagggagggacacaCCACAATTTGTCCAttataaaactttttttaaatcagaaaaCAATTTCCATTTGGAGTAAACGGCTTCCGTTGCAAAACTGGTActaaatgaatacaccccagggttATATAGAGAGATTTGTCTTTGAATGGATGTTAACATGGACTGTATTCATTGGTCGCaaactgtagcaaaacgttttgcaacagaaactgTTTACTtcaaacagagaaaaaaaattctgcaacaaatgtgtttctattggacaaattgagGTTGGTCCTTCTCAGTTTGGTTCCAAGTGAATACAcctctgaacttgtccaataagaacactgATTtcagggtcagaggttagggggCAGGTCTCACCTCTGCTGTGTGTCCTGTGGGGGGGTTGGGATGATGATGAGGGAGGAACGCTAGGCTTCAGTCTACGAAGAGACGCATCGGGGGATTCATGTCCAATCCTCCTAGGCGGAGAGACGTCCGGCGAATCATGACGCTGCTTTCTGAGTGCCAGGGGCTCTGGCGAATCATGTCGCGTCTTTTTGATCGACAGGGGCTCTGGCGAATCGTGTCGaactctctgttcctcctcctcctcctctgggaCCTCTTCATCAGCTGAGcagagagaatatatatattaGGACACACACCATGCAGCAGACAACACCTGAGTGCACCTCTGCTGCAGTCTGGCTCACCTCCCATCACTCTCCATTTGTTGCTGGTCCTGAAGGCTTCCAGGCGTTTGATCTCATCTGGACGGTCGTCTACCATCTCAGCAACCTGACACACAatacagagcgagagacacaggTGAGTGGATCAGAGGTCTAGCTAGCCACTCTAAAGTGATGTCTTTGGTAAAGGTCACCCCGACTGAAAACAAAGTGACAGTAAAGTTAGCTAGTTATGTAGCATTATTTACCACTGgcgcctcctcttcttcctcctcctcttcctcttcgttCCCCTTCTCGCCGGTCATCTGTTTCCAATCCACATCGTCATCTACTATCTTCATCCTGCTCAGACCGAGTAACAGAGCGGTTAGAAATTACTGCCAAATAACAACAAGTTAACTAGTTACTGGAGTTCGCCAACAGAGGTCAGAAACTACAGCGAAACATCGACCAGCTAAGTTTgttatgctagctatgctagccagctaacgttatcaCAGTGTAGTAGGGCTAGCAGGCTAACGTAActatgtagctaacgttagctatctgcCTGACTGTTTAACTCCATATTCCCCCGGTATTTTCACACCTACTCACCCCTTTCCTGTAACTTTAATGCATTTCTTTTTAGCCTTCTTCTCCTTTGACTTCTTGGCGTCTCCATCTGCAGATAAATAACGTTTCAGATACTCGGATTTGGAGAGAGACGCTCCTTTACTGTCATTCGTGGACGCAGCCATTTTGAAATTAGGGAACGGAGAGGACCGAGGGACACACAGTGCAATGAACGTCACGAAATGCCGCgttttctattttgttttgtcaatgaAGAGTAGTCTTCATAAATATACAGCTCTGGAGGAAATTAAGAGACgactgcaaaattatcagtttctctggttttactatttataggtatgtgtttggatAAAATTAACgtatttgttttattctataaaccagcaacatttctcccaaatttcacataaaaatattgtcatttagagcatttatttgcagaaaatgacaactggttaaaataacaaaaaagatgcggtgttgtcagacctcgaataatgcaagtAAAGTAAGttaatattcatttttaaacaacgctaatgttttaacttaggacgagttcagaaatcaatatttggtggaataacccagGTGGGTGAGTGAGAAGGGGACCACAGCCTCTAAAAGTATTTTTAGGGAATATGACAACGACACCAAAGCAAAGATGTGTGCTGAAAATGTAACCGTTGATGACTGTTACTAAATGATACGGCTGCTCAAGGcacactctgaaaaacacaacgTCAATATCTAAGTTGGCTGGACTTTAATCGGGAAGTTGCTGAGCTGACATGGACCTACTCCACTAACCCAATGATTTTGCTCAATGGGAGTTgaatgtcactttttaaatgttCTCAGTGAACTTTAAATATTGAACTTTGCTTTTGCGACACAAatggctgaggagagagagattaatttGCTGTGGCCCAGAGCACTACCTTTGTGAGAtttgtatttaaatgtattaatatattttttattccggtttgtcagggggtgctgcagcacacccagcacccctacttcccgcggctatgcctCCAGCACTGTGACAGGTTTGAAGAAAATAGATTTTCAATTTGTACTGTGTTTGccaatttattgtgtaacattgtATCAGGTTATTCAGCTCTTCATTGCTGTTGATACTATGTGTAATGCCTCAAATTGTAAATAAACTAATTAGACAGAAGTTACACTTCCTGTGTTTGTCAGGCTCCatcaggagagaccagcctcccctgtacccagctgtctGTCCATGAAGAGAGACCAGTCTTCCCTGTACCCAGCTGTCTGTCCATGGAGAGACCAGTCTTCCCTGTACCCAGCTGTCTGTCCATGAAGAGAGACCAGTCTTCCTGTACCAGCTTGTTGTCCATGAAGAGAGACCAGTCTTCCTGTACCCAGCTGTCTGTCCATGGAGAGACCAGTCTTCCCTGTACCAGCTGTCTGTCATGAGAGAGACCAGTCTTCCCTGTACCCAGCTGTCTGTCATGAAGAGAGACCAGCCTCCCTGTACCCAGCTGTCTGTCCATGAAGAAGACCCAGTCCCCCTGTACCCAGCCGTCTGTCCATGAGAGAGACAGCTCCCTGTACCAGCTGTCTGTTCATGaagagagaccagcctcccctgtaccagCTGTCTGTCCATGAAGAGAGACCAGCCTCGCCTGTACCCAGCTGTCTGTCATGaagagagaccagcctcccctgtaccagCTGTCTGTCCATGAAGAGAGACCAGCCTCCCTGTACCGCAGTGTCTGTCATGAAGAGAgacagcctcccctgtacccagctgtctGTCCATGAAGAGAGACCAGCCTCCCTGTACCAGCTGTCTGTCCATGAAGAGAGACAGCCTCCCTGTTACCAGCTGTCTGTTCATGaagagagaccagcctcccctgtaccaagctgtctgttcatgaagagagacca is from Salvelinus sp. IW2-2015 unplaced genomic scaffold, ASM291031v2 Un_scaffold3760, whole genome shotgun sequence and encodes:
- the bud13 gene encoding BUD13 homolog, whose product is MAASTNDSKGASLSKSEYLKRYLSADGDAKKSKEKKAKKKCIKVTGKGMKIVDDDVDWKQMTGEKGNEEEEEEEEEEAPVVAEMVDDRPDEIKRLEAFRTSNKWRVMGADEEVPEEEEEEQRVRHDSPEPLSIKKTRHDSPEPLALRKQRHDSPDVSPPRRIGHESPDASLRRLKPSVPPSSSSQPPHRTHSRDSSPSRRRAQHGPGSDSDQSPPRKRTQMGGASDSDQSPPRRRRKGGQNCDSDQSPPRRRPRGGRGSDSDLSPPRRPDQSQSRSMLSGGAAGLVSVEVLRREQEENRRREKINQPLEDASRNAETVFRDKSGKRRDIETEREEQRRMAGEKAEKDLKYAQWGKGVAQGQMQQQNVEDALRESQKPLARSCNDQDLDRMLREQEREGDPMLAMMRRKKDRDNKLRGLKEKPRYKGPAPPPNRFDIPPGYRWDGVDRYTSHPLFEWFEQKRYTRMADKKAVQEMAYKWSGRGMRGEMRQRPCSD